From a region of the Desulfotomaculum sp. genome:
- a CDS encoding redox-sensing transcriptional repressor Rex: MKMPRIPEATVTRLSLYSRFLENLERMGVEFVSSGEIAEGLSINPAQVRKDLAYFGDFGTRGVGYRVKDLLSCTLNILGLDQKWPLILVGAGALGYAVCGYQGFNKRGFSIVAVFDSNPAKIGKMVGSIEVLPMGKMTEIIKNRRVRIGIIAVPANAAQEAVDQMVENGLEGVLNYTPVNLVTPDAVKVINIDLSVGLESLTFKLSQKEL, from the coding sequence GTGAAAATGCCCAGGATACCTGAAGCGACTGTCACCAGGTTATCACTGTATTCAAGATTCTTGGAGAACCTTGAGCGGATGGGAGTCGAGTTTGTCTCATCCGGGGAAATTGCGGAGGGTTTAAGTATCAATCCGGCCCAGGTAAGAAAAGACCTGGCTTATTTCGGTGATTTCGGCACACGCGGAGTAGGATATAGAGTAAAGGATTTATTAAGCTGTACATTAAATATCCTCGGGTTGGATCAAAAATGGCCCCTGATCCTTGTTGGAGCTGGCGCCCTGGGTTATGCGGTCTGCGGTTACCAGGGTTTTAATAAGCGCGGATTTTCAATTGTCGCGGTATTTGACAGCAATCCGGCGAAGATAGGAAAAATGGTCGGCAGTATTGAGGTTTTGCCAATGGGTAAAATGACGGAAATAATAAAAAACCGGCGTGTACGGATCGGGATTATCGCAGTTCCTGCAAACGCCGCCCAGGAAGCAGTCGATCAGATGGTCGAAAACGGATTGGAAGGTGTTCTTAATTATACGCCTGTGAACCTTGTTACGCCCGATGCAGTCAAGGTGATCAATATTGACCTGTCTGTCGGGTTGGAGTCGCTAACTTTTAAATTGAGCCAAAAGGAGCTTTAA
- a CDS encoding TIGR00725 family protein: MNPVLYIGVIGAGECTKKEASLAEEVGFEIAQRGAVLICGGRGGVMEASAKGARRADGIVIGILPGRNRSESNPYLTIALPTGLGDARNAVITCASDVLIAVSGGYGTLSEIGLALKMGKPVVGLSTWEMKRGMQDFAVRLAYSPMEAVETAFLLGQSKQKE, encoded by the coding sequence ATGAACCCGGTTCTTTATATAGGAGTTATCGGCGCTGGAGAATGTACAAAAAAGGAAGCTTCCCTTGCCGAGGAAGTTGGTTTTGAAATTGCCCAAAGAGGCGCGGTGCTTATTTGCGGGGGTAGGGGAGGCGTTATGGAGGCGTCAGCAAAAGGGGCCCGCCGGGCAGATGGAATTGTAATCGGCATTCTTCCGGGGAGAAACCGCAGTGAATCGAATCCCTACCTTACCATAGCCCTGCCGACCGGCCTGGGGGATGCCCGTAATGCAGTAATTACCTGCGCTTCTGACGTACTTATAGCTGTTTCAGGAGGTTATGGAACCTTGTCTGAAATTGGCCTTGCCCTGAAGATGGGCAAACCTGTGGTGGGCCTTTCCACCTGGGAAATGAAACGGGGCATGCAGGACTTTGCCGTACGCCTGGCGTACAGCCCAATGGAGGCTGTGGAAACGGCTTTTCTTTTGGGTCAATCAAAGCAAAAGGAGTAA